ACCAAATTCAACTTAAGATGTTCATTCCATCGATGAATTGGATTACTTCCATACGAGTTATTTGTAGGCAGCGATAAAGAGGAAAACGAGATAGTAAGATAGTTCTGTTAACGACAGTTTGCTTCAGTGACGCTTAGCATAATTTATACTGTTAcagttgatttgattttccagacaaatcattcatCAGCATGAAGGATACCGAGCATCCGATATTGTACCCTTGAATCTATCAATCAGCATCCAACTGCATCCATAACATCCAACTCCAACTAGTACGAAGCATCCAACTAGCAGATGAGGCAAGAACCCGTAAACTGCAGGACGTACCACAGCAAGCTGCTGGAGTATGAGGCAGCACCGGGCAAGAATATAGAGGACGAGATCTACATGGATATGGATTTCCGATGGTGGCTCTACGGACAGGTTGAGATTAACTTGTGCCCTGAGATCGTGGGACCGTTGGAGAAGGTCGTAAAGTGTCTCATCGAGAAGCGGCAAGAGATGGTTGATATCATTGCTGCCAGTGTAGtgaagcaaaaatgaaaaaaagattAGTTACACGGGCGAATGCATGCGTTATCTTATAGACAAAGTGTTATTACTTACATTCAGAGGAAGATTTAAAATTTCGAGTTGTACAAACCCTCGACAACTGTGACTGCATCAAAGTGCTTATTTAGGTTGGCTTTATCGAATTGTATCAGTATTATGACGAACGAAAGTAGTGCGGCAAATATCTTGAAAGATGTATAAACGAGAAAGGATCTGAATAAACTTCACGTAATGAGATGAGTATTTTTCTAGTTTGAATTGAGTTTACCGACGAAAGTAAGGACATATCTAGTTTAAAGATACCGCAAGCTGTGACAGACACGTCCTTTTTGATCAGTGTGAGCATACCAAAGCGTGTGATCTAGAATCATATTAGATTGTACAGTAGATTGGGCAATAGGTGAACAGAGGGGAAGGGTCTGGTATGAGAACTCACGCGACGTTCGCCATGCGAATCGTGGCCTTCAGGAAATGCTTCGAACACCAGTGTGCCAAGACGTGTTTGCTAAAGGGCAATGCGAAATAAATCGAATCTGAGATAAGATGCATATACAGACTCAAGTACCAGCGCCACCAACCTCTTGTTTCAATAAGTGATTTGGGTACAGaggcaacaccagcaacacacataGCATACTGCTCCAAATCAGGTTGTAGATGATGAAGATCGGTTTCGAGTCGTTGATTTGCAGATACTGATAAATTTCTAGCAGCGTCAAGCTGATAACAGTAATCACTGCTAACGtattgacgacgatgagcggcCCAAAAGACTGCGCGATGTGTTCAATGCAGGACGCGAGCTGCAGGTAGTACGATTCACTCTGCGCGATCCACTGTACCAGTTCACTCTCCGGCGTCTGCTCTCTTATCGCGAGCCGACGGTTGaagcgctgcagcagctgataGATAAGCAGCACGCCGTAAGCGTACTGCAGCAGCGAAAGTGCAACCAGAACATTGGGCATGACAGAGGCTACAAGCGTGAAAAGAGTTGTGTAGATGCTGCCGTAATGAACGAAATCACATGCCAAAGCGCTTGCAAACAGGGTCGCTAGTAACGCGCATACACACTGGAGTCGTTGGCGAAGATAAGGTAGCAACGTATCCCATTCGTTCTCATGTAGTGCACAGGCTATGGTGAGAAGCTTCTGGAGGAATCGATCGTAAGCCTCGTCCTTTTTGTAGCTCCGAGCGACGGATAGCACACTGACGGCGACATTAGCCACCATTACGTTGAAGTAGAGTGTCGCGGTGAAGAAGGGTAGTGGTACGGAAACCATAGCAATCACTACCTCCAAATTGCAGAGAGCGATACAGACCATCAGTGATGTAGTGAGAAGGCAGCGAGCTAGCTTGAAGTTTGATTGATACACAAGGCTCTGATGACACGAGGACTGCAACATCGCGACCGGATATGGGGCACTACATAGCAGTTGACTGTAGAATAGGAACGGTTGAATGGATGAATAAAGCTTTGCAGCTAGCTGCTCTTTGTTGTAAGTGGAACCGGTCATCGTGTCCTTTATCTGGGCGCCGTGAGGCTACTGCAGAGTCTCATCGCGTGTACGGCGTCATATTGGCCCAGCGAGATGCGCAGGACCTTCTTAATGAATTCATGAATCGTGATATTCATATATCAAGCGGCGTGCAACCTACATCTAGCACGCATACATATTCGATCAACTTGAATGCTGCTAGAGTGGTTCTCCGTTAGCAACCATGTCTCTTTttgaataaacataaaacagatAAATGCTAATCCCAGCGTAAACGGATTTTCGTTACTTGGATTATGAAGTGCACGAACTGTCGTAGAAAATAGCCGTAATCCTGACCAAATTCAACTTAAGATGTTCATTCCATCGATGAATTGGATTACTTCCATACGAGTTATTTGTAGGCAGCGATAAAGAGGAAAACGAGATAGTAAGATAGTTCTGTTAACGACAGTTTGCTTCAGTGACGCTTAGCATAATTTATACTGTTAcagttgatttgattttccagACAAATCATTTATCAGCATGAAGGATACCGAGCATCCGATATTGTACCCTTGAATCTATCAATCATCGCTAGAACGAAGCATCCAACTGGGCAACGAAGCATCCTACTCCAACGGCACTAGTACGAAGCATCCAACTAGCAGATGAGGCAAGAACCCGTAAGCTACAGGACGTTCCACAGCAAGCTGCTGGAGTATGAGGCAGCACAGGGCAAGAATGTAGAGGACGAGATCTACATGGATATGGATATCCGACGGTGGCTCTACGGACAGGTTGAAATTGACTTGTGCCCTGAGATCGTGGGATCGTTGGAGAAGGTCGTAAAGTGTCTCATCGAGAAGCAACAAGAGATGGTTGATATCATTGCTGCCAGTGTAGtgaagcaaaaatgaaaaaaagattAGTTACACGGGCGAATGCATGCGTTATCTTATAGACAAAGTGTTATTACTTACATTCAGAGGAAGATTTAAAATTTCGAGTTGTACAAACCCTCGACAACTGTGACTGCATCAGAGTGCTTATTTAGGTTGGCTTTATCGAATTGTATCAGTATTATGACGAACGAAAGTAGTGCGGCAAATATCTTGAAAGATGTATAAACGAGAAAGGATCTGAATAAACTTCACGTGATGAGATGAGTATTTTTCTAGTTTGAATTGAGTTTACCGACGAAAGTAAGGACATATCTAGTTTAAAGATACCGCAAGCTGTGACAGACACGTCCTTTCTGATCAGTGTGAGCATACCAAAACGTGTGATCTGGAATCATATTAGATTATAGATTGTACAATAGGTGAACAGAGGGGAAGGATCTGGTGTGAGAACTCACGCGACGTTCGCCATGCGAATCGTGGCCTTCAGGAAATGCTTCGAACATCAGTGTTCCAAGACGTGTTTGCTAAAGGGCAATGCGAAATAAATCGAACCTGAGATAAGATACATATACAGACTCAAGTACCAGTGTCACCAACCTCATGTTTCAATAAGTGATTTGGGTATAGaggcaacaccagcagcacacatagCATACTGCTCCACATCAGATTGTAGAGGATGAAGATCGGTTTCAAGTCGTTGATTTGCAGATACTGATAAATTTCTAGCAGCGTCAAGCTGATAACAGTTATCACTGCAAACgtgttgacgacgatgagcggcCCAAAAGACTGCGCGATGTGTTCAATGCAGGACGCGAGCTGCAGGTAGTACGATTCACTCTGCGCGATCCACTGTACCAGTTCACTCTCCGGCGGCTGCTCTCTTATCGCGAGCCGACGATTGaagcgctgcagcagctgataGATAAGCAGCACGCCGTAAGCGTACTGCAGCAGCGAAAGTGCAACCAGGACATTGGGCATGACAAAGGCGACAAGCGTGAAGAGAGTTGAGTAGATGCTGCCGTAATGAACGAAATCACATGCCAAAGCGCTTGCAAACAGGGTCGCTAGTAACGCGCATACACACTGGAGTCGTTGGCGAAGATAAGGTAGCAACGTATCCCATTCGTTCTCATGTAGTGCACAGGCTATGGTGAGAAGCTTCTGGAGTAATCGATCGTAAGCCTCGTCCTTTTTGTAGCTCCGAGCGACGGATAGCACACTAACGGCGACATTAGCCACCATTACGTTGAAGTAGAGTGTCGCGGTGAAGAAGGGTAGTGGTACGGAGATCATAGCAACCACTCCCTCCAAATTGCAGAGAGCGATACAGACCATCAGCGATGTAGTGAGAAGGCAGCGAGCTAGCTTGAAGTTTGATTGATACACAAGGCTCTGATGACACGAGGACTGCAACATCGCGACCGGATATGGGGCACTACATAGCAGCTGACTGTAGAATAGGAACGGTTGAATGGATGAATAAAGCTTTGCAGCTAGCTGCTCTTTGTTGTAAGTGGAACCGGTCATCGTGTCCTTTATCTGGGCGCCGTGAGGCTACTGCAGAGTCTCATCGCGTGTACGACGTCATATTGGCCCAGCGAGATGCGCAGGACATTCTTAATGAATTCATGAATCGTGATATTCATATATCAACCGACGTGCAACCTACATCTAGCACGCATACATATTCGTTCAACCTGAATGCTAATAGAGTGGTTCTCCGTTAAAAGCCATGTCGCTTATTGAATAAACATAAC
This sequence is a window from Anopheles darlingi chromosome 3, idAnoDarlMG_H_01, whole genome shotgun sequence. Protein-coding genes within it:
- the LOC125955624 gene encoding gustatory receptor for sugar taste 43a-like → MPNVLVALSLLQYAYGVLLIYQLLQRFNRRLAIREQTPESELVQWIAQSESYYLQLASCIEHIAQSFGPLIVVNTLAVITVISLTLLEIYQYLQINDSKPIFIIYNLIWSSMLCVLLVLPLYPNHLLKQEQTRLGTLVFEAFPEGHDSHGERRITRFGMLTLIKKDVSVTACGIFKLDMSLLSSIFAALLSFVIILIQFDKANLNKHFDAVTVVEGLYNSKF